From the genome of Phaeodactylum tricornutum CCAP 1055/1 PHATR_bd_18x34 genomic scaffold, whole genome shotgun sequence:
CTTCTCCCATGACTGTCTTCCAGTCTACCCTGTACTTCTCGTTGAGATCTCGACCTCTGATAGACCGCATTCGATGCAGCATAACGTTCCGTGGTTGAGTGTTCGCCCTTCGAGGCTCACATTGCGAAGGATAAGGGCGCCACGGCATTGTATTCCGGCTGCCATCAGGCCTCTCATCCGAGCGTTCTAATGGCGACACATTCCAAATCATGAATCCGGTAGCAGCAATCGCCATTGAAAGTGTAGCCAAATCAACCattgatgaaaatgattCGGTCCCATCCGTTTTTGTCCGCTCTGTCGCGAAAGCCGGGACCccgattcttttccaagcATCTTGTTTTCTCTTAAGTATTCGGGTAGATAAGGAGGTACATTGATGACACCGTAATGCTAATCGTAGTGTCGAACGAGAGGTACTCATTCTCCGGTCTACTTCGCAGTTTGACGAGTACTTGATACTATGAGAAGTGCCATTGGTGTTGGAACAAGACACGGAAATATTCCGCGCAAAgatgaaaaaaaaacagtCCCGATTTCATTTCGCTGAAAAAAGTTCGTTGTTGCATCTGTGTCGTATTGATGTCCAAttcaagaaaatgaaattttATTTCAAGCCTACCATACTTTCTAGAATGAGAAAAAGCCGAATTCTACCCGTAGTCGTAGAAGAGTCTAAGAACAGTGGCTACACCAACATCTCCACCAACAGTGAAGGAATATCCTGTGGCCTATGGACTATGGAGGATACCGATCTTGACTCCAAATATCCCAATTACTTCCAGACATTATTTACATCCGCAGGAATCGTTACTACGATCTCGTGATCCGTTTCCAGAAGCCCGTTTTTCAAAAACACTTGGCAGCCCAGTCTAGATGTTTCGCATGGCTCGAACGCGAGATCTAACATGTCGAGTTCCGCCTCGCAAGGCGGTGGCAAAACAGTGAATGTTTTTTCATCCAAGTATACGTGACAAGTACAGCAGCTCATTTGGCCACCGCATGTTCCTTCCATGTACTCGCCAAGAAGTTCCTCGCCTGCTGCGCTTTTAGCGACATCCAGAACCGACTGTCCCTGTCTCCACTTTAATTGAAAGGTAGTTGAATGGTGGGGAATAGTAAACGTTACCAACTTGGACGGTCGTATTTTCGCACTCCGCTTGCGATTTCGATCTGCTTCGACCGCTTCCGACAACGCCATTAGTCCCGCTTTACCAAAGGCTTCGACTTGTGAAAGTTTCATTTCCTTGCCGTACACGGATTGCAAGGCCTTCAGAATTCCGTCATGCAATTGTGAATCGATGCGGTGGGTTTCTGCCAGGTAAGTGCTTATTT
Proteins encoded in this window:
- a CDS encoding predicted protein; amino-acid sequence: MGDDVHKQKSLAFFFSRADPTVKTAKNHDYLASRGQGIRLLPTLEGLISFRNSLQLVQIQQANGATNGWVQSIGCSRKLSRFLSTSKEEGPDHEISTYLAETHRIDSQLHDGILKALQSVYGKEMKLSQVEAFGKAGLMALSEAVEADRNRKRSAKIRPSKLVTFTIPHHSTTFQLKWRQGQSVLDVAKSAAGEELLGEYMEGTCGGQMSCCTCHVYLDEKTFTVLPPPCEAELDMLDLAFEPCETSRLGCQVFLKNGLLETDHEIVVTIPADVNNVWK